In a single window of the Bacteroidales bacterium genome:
- a CDS encoding formylglycine-generating enzyme family protein: MKNLTLFFSLFLFANLLIAQNKTPETVFVEGGTFKMGISESIYYDEFPVHLVTLNDFSIGRFEVTIEEYTGFCRTAGLDLPEGDINLPATNVSWEDAIMYCNWLSRLNRLDKCYRVIRDDKKNTFKVIYDKTANGYRLPTEAEWEYAARGGKNLKNYAFSGGNDANDLAWFTDNGKTLHQVGEKKPNDLGLYDMTGNAQEWVFDVYQEKYYETSPKDNPVCEKGGLERVSRGGNYNGYEATLRITKRIYNATNFKDLTLGFRVAKNK, from the coding sequence ATGAAAAATTTAACATTGTTCTTTTCTCTTTTCTTATTTGCAAACTTATTAATTGCACAAAACAAAACGCCCGAAACCGTTTTTGTTGAGGGTGGTACATTCAAAATGGGAATCAGCGAAAGTATTTATTACGATGAATTTCCGGTTCATTTGGTTACATTAAACGATTTCAGCATCGGGCGGTTTGAAGTAACAATTGAAGAATATACAGGTTTTTGCAGAACTGCCGGTTTAGATTTACCCGAAGGAGATATTAATTTGCCGGCAACAAATGTAAGTTGGGAAGATGCAATAATGTACTGTAATTGGCTTAGTCGTTTAAATCGTTTAGACAAATGTTACAGAGTAATCAGAGACGATAAAAAAAATACTTTTAAAGTTATTTATGATAAAACCGCAAACGGTTACAGGCTTCCTACAGAAGCAGAATGGGAATATGCAGCAAGAGGAGGTAAAAATCTAAAAAATTATGCATTCAGCGGAGGTAATGATGCAAATGATCTTGCATGGTTTACGGACAACGGTAAAACATTGCATCAGGTAGGCGAAAAAAAACCTAATGATTTAGGATTGTATGATATGACAGGAAATGCTCAAGAGTGGGTTTTCGATGTTTACCAAGAAAAGTATTATGAAACAAGCCCAAAGGATAATCCTGTATGTGAAAAAGGAGGCCTTGAAAGAGTAAGCAGAGGCGGAAATTATAACGGGTATGAAGCAACATTAAGAATTACAAAAAGAATTTATAACGCAACTAATTTTAAAGATTTGACTTTAGGATTTAGGGTTGCCAAAAATAAATAA